One genomic segment of Drosophila melanogaster chromosome 3L includes these proteins:
- the SLC22A gene encoding SLC22A family member, with product MAASEAPPADPAVEVAPPAKDSEDVTLDAILKHLGQFGRFQLIIFLLICLPMMFHAMFSVTYVFTAATVTHRCSVEECDLPGSNYYEPHTNWSIPKNGKDLDSCNRYTNSELPQWNHSVDICSADHFTKNKEACAHNEFVFRDDEVTISNDFGIFCDDEWKLSMVGTINNLGQFFGIPIGGFVADRYGRSFSIALGGILGAVLGVIRSFSPSYGWFLVFEFLDNMTSSTLYSTCFVIGIELVGPKRRVLACSVITVFYAVGEVLLAMSAKAFHDWRILLRITYGPSLILLAYFWILPESVRWLLSQGKEERAKNILRRAAHVNKRELPESVLDKLVLANRDKLQQSSESRFPIREAFKNFKWRIANCSLCWIVHVLVYYGLSLNVVLLDGDKYNNFAYIALVEIPGFFMPLLIMDRFGRRYSLCGLMLASGLCCIGTIFTGADQPVLQLVLFLVGKLTITASFQVLYFFASEIYPTNLRNSLLSFCSMMGRFGSMLAPQTPLLAKYYANAPAMLFAGAAIVSGLLTLFFPETTNVVLPTTVQEADAIGVKKQSKSKDLDLVVTATQAQ from the exons ATGGCAGCCAGCGAAGCGCCACCCGCAGACCCGGCGGTGGAGGTGGCGCCACCAGCGAAGGACTCGGAAGACGTCACTCTGGACGCCATCCTGAAGCACCTGGGGCAGTTCGGACGCTTCCAGCTGATCATATTCCTCCTAATCTGCCTGCCGATGATGTTCCACGCCATGTTCTCGGTCACATACGTGTTTACCGCTGCCACAGTGACGCACAG ATGTAGCGTGGAAGAGTGCGATTTGCCTGGAAGCAACTACTACGAGCCACACACCAATTGGAGTATCCCCAAGAACGGCAAGGATCTGGACTCCTGTAATCGGTACACCAACTCGGAGCTGCCCCAGTGGAACCATTCTGTGGACATTTGCTCGGCCGACCACTTCACAAAAAACAAGGAGGCCTGCGCCCACAACGAGTTCGTTTTTCGCGACGATGAAGTTACCATTTCCAATGAC TTTGGCATTTTCTGCGATGATGAATGGAAGCTATCTATGGTGGGAACCATAAACAACTTGGGACAATTCTTCGGCATTCCCATCGGGGGCTTTGTGGCGGATCG ATATGGACGGAGTTTCTCAATCGCTCTCGGCGGAATATTGGGAGCCGTGCTTGGCGTAATTCGCTCCTTCTCGCCCAGCTACGGTTGGTTCCTTGTGTTCGAGTTCCTGGACAACATGACCAGCAGTACGTTGTACTCCACCTGTTTCGTGATCGGGATCGAGCTAGTGGGACCCAAGCGACGCGTGCTGGCGTGCAGTGTGATTACGGTCTTTTACGCGGTGGGTGAGGTGCTGCTCGCGATGTCCGCCAAGGCGTTCCACGATTGGCGGATCCTACTGCGCATCACGTACGGGCCCTCGCTGATCTTGCTGGCCTACTTTTGGATCCTGCCGGAGAGTGTGCGCTGGCTGCTTAGTCAGGGCAAGGAGGAGCGGGCCAAGAATATCCTTCGGCGAGCCGCCCATGTGAACAAGCGCGAGCTGCCGGAGAGCGTGCTGGACAAGCTTGTGCTGGCCAATCGGGACAAGTTGCAGCAGTCGTCGGAAAGCCGTTTCCCCATACGAGAGGCTTTCAAGAACTTCAAGTGGCGCATTGCTAACTGCTCCCTCTGCTGGATTGTCCACGTGCTGGTCTACTACGGATTGAGCCTTAATGTTGTGCTGTTGGATGGAGACAAGTACAATAACTTCGCTTACATCGCCCTGGTTGAGATTCCAGGCTTCTTCATGCCCCTGCTCATCATGGACCGTTTCGGCCGGCGGTACTCCCTCTGCGGGCTGATGCTAGCCAGCGGTCTTTGCTGCATCGGAACGATATTCACCGGCGCGGATCAGCCAGTGCTTCAATTGGTGCTATTTCTTGTTGGCAAACTGACCATCACTGCCAGCTTCCAGGTGCTCTATTTCTTCGCCTCAGAGATCTATCCCACGAATCTGAGAAACAGTCTGCTTAGCTTCTGCTCCATGATGGGCAGGTTTGGTTCCATGCTGGCCCCGCAGACGCCTCTTCTG GCCAAGTATTATGCCAATGCTCCTGCCATGCTCTTCGCCGGCGCCGCCATCGTGAGCGGCCTGCTCACGCTGTTCTTTCCAGAGACCACCAACGTAGTTTTACCTACAACAGTGCAGGAAGCGGACGCCATAGGCGTCAAGAAGCAA